One region of Jonesiaceae bacterium BS-20 genomic DNA includes:
- a CDS encoding sugar transferase — MSQDLMQANGYLVTKRAIDSVGAGLLLLLLLPVLGVVALLVRVRLGGPVLFSQRRPGKDEKEFTLYKFRSMVQPDPTNGLISDQDRITPFGQMLRSTSLDELPSLWNILKGEMSFVGPRPLLVSHLPRYSPEQGKRHLIRPGLTGLAQVSGRNLLPWDERLGLDVEYVERVSWKLDLWILVQTFAVVLNRTGISQSKEEITMEEFFGPLSFSTLALRPTEGLRVPRGIEMMPGCSCGHEFHDRGGSATVEYQNWVTLRDHTPLLYDWVAVDPANSTAKAVCGLTLVNAHNFHRGVAQGTDLVAELYVAVLRPEHAITETDAAQEVTTIGFQAISLVTTRALALGVKELRVTCAKTNDLMLTPLLQFGFEIIRSVLQSNNYLLSFETNLGQSD; from the coding sequence ATGAGCCAAGACCTCATGCAAGCAAACGGCTACCTGGTAACCAAACGAGCCATTGATTCGGTAGGAGCGGGACTGCTTCTCTTGCTGCTCCTGCCCGTTCTCGGTGTTGTCGCTCTGCTTGTGCGGGTACGCCTGGGCGGTCCGGTGCTGTTCTCCCAGCGGCGGCCCGGCAAAGACGAGAAAGAATTCACCCTCTACAAGTTCCGTTCCATGGTGCAGCCAGACCCCACCAACGGTCTGATCAGCGACCAAGACCGAATAACGCCCTTTGGCCAAATGTTGCGGTCAACCAGCCTTGATGAGTTGCCATCGCTGTGGAACATCCTCAAGGGGGAGATGAGCTTTGTGGGCCCGCGCCCACTGCTCGTCAGCCACCTACCTAGGTATTCGCCCGAGCAGGGCAAACGCCACCTCATCCGGCCCGGTTTGACCGGCCTGGCTCAGGTGAGTGGACGTAACCTCCTGCCCTGGGATGAACGTTTGGGGCTCGACGTCGAATATGTGGAACGCGTGAGTTGGAAACTCGACCTGTGGATCCTTGTGCAGACCTTCGCTGTTGTCCTGAACCGAACGGGAATTTCGCAGAGCAAGGAGGAGATCACCATGGAGGAATTCTTTGGGCCACTGTCATTTTCCACGCTTGCCCTCAGGCCCACGGAAGGGCTGCGGGTCCCTCGGGGTATTGAGATGATGCCCGGCTGTTCCTGCGGACATGAATTTCATGACCGGGGAGGGTCGGCAACCGTGGAGTACCAAAACTGGGTAACACTGCGAGACCACACCCCGCTGCTTTATGACTGGGTGGCCGTGGACCCGGCAAACTCAACGGCCAAGGCGGTGTGTGGATTGACTTTGGTCAACGCCCACAACTTTCACCGTGGCGTTGCCCAAGGAACGGACCTAGTCGCCGAGCTGTACGTTGCGGTGCTGCGGCCCGAACATGCCATCACTGAGACCGATGCCGCGCAGGAAGTCACAACAATCGGATTCCAAGCGATCTCCCTTGTCACCACGCGGGCGCTCGCATTGGGCGTCAAAGAGCTGCGAGTGACGTGTGCCAAGACCAATGATCTGATGCTAACTCCGCTCCTGCAATTTGGCTTCGAGATCATCCGATCCGTCCTGCAATCCAACAACTATCTACTCAGCTTTGAAACGAACCTGGGGCAAAGTGACTAG
- a CDS encoding LCP family protein gives MTDNDIFALDPQDPEDPVPSSAPRKQRLWLRIVVGTFVALFVAGGAAAGIFIYNLNSSFDQAVKLAPAEVFPEETHRPEPVKRPETAKHDAQNILLLGSDSRGGIEDNLDDIKGTRSDVIMVAHIPANRESVQVISFMRDNWVDIPGYGKNKINAALAYGGVPLIVQTIEGIIDARIDHVAVIDFEGFQGLTDALGGVTLHNPFSFHSSSGPSFAEGDITLNGEDALAYVRERYSFADGDYSRAANQQRYLKAVISSFLSKDTLLNPAKLAGAVDAIAPYLTVDEGLSPTYLASLGASMPQIRAEDITFFTSPTLGTGMVGEASVVHPDWDQLAVIAEHFRNDTLSEYAANN, from the coding sequence GTGACTGACAACGACATTTTTGCACTTGATCCTCAGGACCCTGAAGATCCGGTCCCTTCTAGTGCTCCCCGGAAGCAGCGGTTGTGGTTGCGCATTGTTGTTGGCACCTTTGTGGCCCTGTTTGTGGCCGGCGGGGCCGCCGCCGGGATCTTTATCTACAACCTCAACTCCAGTTTTGATCAGGCGGTAAAGCTAGCTCCAGCGGAGGTTTTCCCGGAGGAAACCCACCGTCCGGAACCGGTCAAGCGCCCGGAAACCGCCAAGCACGACGCCCAAAATATACTACTACTTGGCTCCGACAGCCGTGGTGGGATCGAGGATAACCTCGACGATATTAAGGGCACACGCTCGGACGTCATCATGGTTGCGCATATCCCCGCAAACCGTGAGTCTGTTCAGGTGATCTCATTCATGCGTGACAACTGGGTGGACATCCCCGGGTACGGCAAGAACAAGATCAATGCCGCGTTGGCATACGGGGGAGTGCCGCTGATCGTGCAAACGATTGAGGGGATTATCGACGCCCGCATCGATCACGTTGCGGTGATCGACTTTGAGGGCTTTCAAGGACTCACCGATGCCCTTGGTGGCGTCACGCTGCATAACCCGTTCTCTTTTCATAGCTCGAGCGGACCGAGTTTTGCGGAAGGGGACATTACGCTCAACGGGGAGGATGCGCTCGCATACGTGCGCGAGCGGTATTCGTTTGCTGACGGCGATTACTCGCGGGCAGCGAACCAGCAGCGGTACCTCAAGGCGGTTATTTCTAGTTTTCTGTCAAAGGACACTTTGCTGAACCCGGCTAAACTTGCCGGGGCGGTAGATGCCATTGCCCCTTACCTGACGGTGGATGAGGGCCTGTCCCCAACGTATCTTGCGTCGCTGGGTGCATCGATGCCCCAAATACGTGCTGAGGATATTACCTTCTTCACCTCGCCCACCCTTGGTACGGGCATGGTGGGGGAGGCATCGGTTGTGCACCCGGATTGGGACCAGCTGGCGGTCATTGCGGAACACTTCCGCAATGACACGCTCAGTGAGTACGCTGCCAACAACTAG
- a CDS encoding glycosyltransferase family 2 protein: MNLNPSIDEPKPKISVVIPHFNSSATLARALASVERQTYQASEILVVDDRSTPQEVAAALEIIARIPHARLIRQPVNAGPASARNAGWNEAAGDWVAFLDSDDAWHPQKLELQIPVLADRRQPSMVGSQIVALGPSQDFPVLPVSTLTPIMPLTRRRLLRTNPIPTSSVLLRASPELRFTDGRRYTEDYEVWLKAASINGGILLVDLPLVARFKSSYGASGLSANMLKMARGELETFVRVYNAGTISAVELALCLGWSAAKSVRRLAITGAKRLLKKVRSTSNTTSS, from the coding sequence ATGAATTTGAATCCAAGCATTGATGAACCAAAACCCAAAATTTCCGTGGTCATTCCACACTTCAACTCTTCTGCAACCTTGGCCCGGGCCCTAGCATCGGTTGAGCGGCAGACGTACCAGGCCAGTGAAATTCTGGTGGTTGATGACCGGTCAACGCCCCAAGAAGTTGCCGCGGCGCTAGAGATTATCGCGCGGATCCCGCATGCCCGGCTCATACGCCAACCGGTAAACGCAGGGCCAGCCAGTGCGCGCAACGCCGGTTGGAATGAGGCGGCAGGAGACTGGGTTGCTTTTCTAGACAGTGACGATGCCTGGCATCCGCAAAAGCTTGAGCTGCAGATTCCGGTGCTTGCTGACCGTCGGCAGCCCAGCATGGTTGGCTCCCAAATAGTGGCCCTGGGACCATCGCAGGACTTTCCGGTCCTGCCCGTAAGCACGTTGACTCCCATCATGCCGCTGACCAGACGGCGGCTCTTGCGAACCAACCCAATACCAACATCATCGGTACTACTGCGGGCATCACCGGAACTACGTTTCACCGACGGCCGCAGATACACCGAGGACTACGAGGTCTGGTTGAAGGCAGCAAGCATCAACGGCGGCATCTTGCTTGTGGACTTACCGCTCGTAGCGCGCTTCAAGTCCAGCTACGGTGCCTCCGGGCTCTCAGCAAACATGCTGAAGATGGCCCGTGGAGAGCTAGAAACCTTTGTGCGGGTTTACAACGCCGGGACCATCTCAGCAGTTGAGTTAGCGCTTTGCCTTGGCTGGTCCGCCGCCAAAAGCGTGCGCCGCCTAGCAATCACCGGAGCAAAAAGGCTACTCAAAAAGGTCCGCAGCACCAGCAATACAACATCTAGCTAA
- a CDS encoding aminotransferase class I/II-fold pyridoxal phosphate-dependent enzyme: MKYEILLSSPDVGALEEQAVVAAFRSGWIAPLGPEVDQFEADVSAYIGVEHGIALASGTAALHLGLLALNVGRGDIVLTSTMTFAATAFAITYTGATPYFIDCLPGTGNMDPQLLHDALAGLAQQGLRAAAIVPVDLLGRVADYTSILAVAQEFGVPVFADAAESMGARGQGRAAGSFGDAAVLSFNGNKVMTTSGGGMLVTNSAEIASYVRYLSTQAREPVMHYEHTHIGYNYRLSNLLAALGRAQLQRLDEMVAKRSAVRKFYGELLCEVEGVKILGESQVNDAGAGASGLDNSWLTAITVDASKSHFKPAELSGYLAKHGIESRPLWKPMHLQPIFAGVNGSINGSAERLYDQGVVLPSGSNLTNDQLDRIGTTITNFVAGDWP; the protein is encoded by the coding sequence ATGAAATACGAGATCTTGTTGTCCTCACCCGATGTTGGCGCCCTTGAAGAACAGGCAGTTGTTGCGGCGTTCCGGTCGGGCTGGATTGCCCCGCTGGGTCCGGAGGTCGATCAGTTTGAGGCAGACGTTAGTGCCTACATCGGGGTGGAACACGGCATAGCCTTGGCATCCGGAACCGCCGCTTTGCACCTGGGGTTGCTGGCGTTGAACGTTGGGCGCGGTGACATTGTCCTGACCTCGACAATGACGTTTGCGGCCACGGCGTTCGCAATTACGTATACGGGGGCCACCCCGTACTTCATTGATTGCTTGCCGGGCACCGGCAATATGGATCCGCAGCTACTTCACGATGCCTTAGCTGGGTTGGCCCAACAAGGCCTGCGAGCGGCCGCAATAGTTCCGGTTGACCTGCTGGGCCGGGTTGCGGATTACACCAGCATTTTGGCGGTGGCTCAAGAGTTTGGGGTTCCGGTATTTGCTGATGCTGCGGAATCAATGGGAGCGAGGGGACAGGGCCGTGCCGCCGGGAGCTTTGGGGACGCGGCCGTTCTCTCGTTCAACGGGAACAAGGTCATGACCACTTCCGGTGGTGGCATGCTCGTGACAAACTCCGCGGAGATTGCCAGCTACGTTCGCTACCTGAGCACGCAAGCACGTGAGCCGGTCATGCACTACGAGCACACGCACATTGGGTACAACTACCGGTTGAGCAACTTGCTTGCGGCACTGGGGCGGGCACAGTTGCAACGGCTGGATGAGATGGTTGCCAAACGCAGTGCGGTTCGCAAGTTCTACGGTGAACTCCTCTGCGAGGTTGAGGGGGTCAAAATCCTTGGCGAGTCCCAGGTCAATGACGCAGGCGCGGGGGCATCAGGCCTGGATAACTCCTGGCTGACTGCGATCACCGTGGATGCAAGTAAGTCGCACTTCAAACCCGCGGAACTGAGCGGGTACCTAGCCAAGCACGGCATAGAGAGCCGGCCGTTGTGGAAGCCCATGCACCTGCAACCAATCTTTGCGGGAGTAAACGGGTCCATTAACGGCTCCGCCGAGCGTCTCTATGACCAGGGCGTGGTGTTGCCCAGCGGATCGAACCTCACCAACGATCAACTGGACCGGATAGGCACCACAATTACCAACTTTGTTGCAGGTGACTGGCCATGA
- a CDS encoding glycosyltransferase: protein MRIGLVASVGEMIDSFFVEIIEEWRNAGNTVLTATGPDLPVKVQDGVTLIPGITRRPSTKNFQAKSQLRGWVAQNNIDIVVTNAATGSLLVRAAGLTVPVVYFCHGLHWQSHTKLSAIPWVTAERWALRRTAGILTLNSDDDQWFRTHTTKPVHRLRQGIGLDLTNYEQTPMPAHDNGILKLVWIGELTPRKRPVDAVRTIANLHTMGIDAELDLLGAGDLSPKVAAVIDQLGLNDKVRLQGLQPVTEYFAKSHALIHTATWEGLPRVGLESVAIGRAMLAYDTKGTRDIPGVILSPQESPDSLAGTIATWVNNGLQPPAVPREHLSYQSAAKQILEFLDHTESA from the coding sequence ATGAGGATCGGTTTGGTAGCAAGTGTTGGGGAGATGATTGACAGCTTCTTTGTTGAGATCATCGAAGAATGGCGCAACGCCGGCAACACCGTACTCACTGCCACGGGACCAGACCTACCGGTCAAAGTACAAGACGGCGTCACGCTCATCCCGGGAATCACCCGCCGGCCGTCAACCAAGAACTTCCAAGCCAAGAGCCAACTGCGCGGTTGGGTCGCCCAAAACAACATTGACATTGTCGTCACTAATGCCGCAACCGGGTCGCTGCTTGTGCGGGCTGCCGGCCTGACGGTTCCGGTGGTCTATTTCTGCCACGGCCTGCACTGGCAGTCCCATACCAAGTTGTCCGCAATACCTTGGGTGACCGCCGAGCGTTGGGCACTGCGCAGAACCGCAGGTATTTTGACCCTGAATAGCGATGATGACCAATGGTTTAGAACGCACACCACCAAACCCGTTCACCGGCTGCGCCAAGGCATTGGCTTGGACCTTACTAACTATGAGCAAACCCCAATGCCCGCCCATGACAACGGCATACTGAAACTGGTTTGGATAGGGGAACTGACTCCCCGCAAGCGTCCGGTAGATGCGGTACGCACCATTGCCAACCTGCACACCATGGGCATTGATGCAGAACTCGACCTGCTTGGCGCGGGAGACCTGTCACCCAAGGTCGCAGCGGTCATTGACCAACTTGGGCTCAATGACAAAGTTAGACTCCAAGGCCTGCAGCCGGTGACCGAGTACTTTGCTAAGTCACACGCACTCATACACACGGCAACCTGGGAGGGCCTACCCCGAGTCGGCCTTGAAAGCGTTGCCATTGGAAGAGCCATGCTTGCCTATGACACCAAAGGAACCAGAGACATACCCGGCGTCATCCTGTCACCCCAAGAATCCCCTGACTCCCTCGCCGGCACCATTGCCACCTGGGTCAACAACGGCCTGCAACCACCAGCAGTCCCCAGAGAACACCTGTCCTACCAAAGTGCAGCAAAACAAATCCTAGAATTCTTGGACCACACCGAGAGCGCCTAG
- a CDS encoding polysaccharide biosynthesis tyrosine autokinase, whose product MEFGEYLRILRSSWRFVLIAGAAGLVLALVASLVATPQYRSTAQLYVSARSSSSGIDDLVQGADYSRQIVVSYVDVAKTSLVLKPVIEALELDLTSAELSRLVSVESPKDTVLVNISATSTDPQLAADIANTTGESFSHVVQTQLEGDLSSQRSGVQLTLVEPAIPADAPDSPNTVFNLAVGLLLGLALGAGLALVRSITDTRIRSMRNIDEFSDKPILGGIHFDPEAKERPLVCTELGNPRVEAFRSLRTNIQSLDLGEGGRSIVVTSAGPAEGKSVTTVNLAISLAEAGSRVVLVEGNLRRPKVAEYMGVESRVGLTDVLSGKAKIDDVMHQWGKGHLGVIPAGKTIANARELLGSVAMDNLIQELADSYDYVLIDCPPVLLVTDAAVVGQKASGVVVVVASGATKKHAFDTAQRTLESAGAKILGLIVTKLPTKGPDSYGYDAGGYGYGVEESQLHN is encoded by the coding sequence ATGGAATTCGGTGAGTATCTGCGGATCCTTCGTAGCAGCTGGCGCTTTGTGCTGATTGCCGGTGCCGCGGGGCTTGTCTTGGCTCTTGTCGCCTCACTCGTAGCGACCCCTCAATACCGGTCCACCGCGCAACTGTACGTCTCTGCGCGGTCTTCCTCCTCGGGCATTGATGATCTGGTCCAAGGGGCCGATTATTCCCGCCAAATTGTGGTTTCCTACGTCGACGTTGCAAAGACCTCGCTGGTGTTGAAACCGGTGATCGAGGCCCTTGAATTGGACCTCACCTCCGCGGAACTGTCCAGACTGGTCTCGGTGGAATCCCCAAAAGACACCGTTCTGGTGAACATCTCTGCAACGAGCACCGATCCTCAGCTGGCGGCCGACATAGCCAATACAACGGGTGAGAGTTTTTCACACGTGGTCCAGACGCAACTGGAGGGTGATTTGAGCTCCCAACGAAGTGGTGTGCAATTGACCTTGGTTGAGCCGGCAATTCCAGCGGATGCACCGGACAGCCCAAATACCGTGTTCAACTTGGCCGTGGGATTGCTGCTCGGGCTTGCGTTGGGTGCGGGGCTAGCGCTCGTACGGAGCATCACTGATACCCGGATTCGCTCTATGCGCAATATCGATGAATTTAGTGACAAGCCGATTCTGGGTGGGATTCACTTTGACCCGGAAGCCAAGGAACGCCCCCTCGTCTGTACGGAACTTGGTAACCCACGGGTTGAGGCCTTTCGTAGCTTGCGCACGAATATTCAGAGCTTGGATTTGGGTGAGGGCGGACGGAGCATTGTTGTTACGAGCGCTGGCCCCGCAGAGGGCAAATCTGTTACTACGGTCAACCTTGCAATTTCGCTTGCGGAGGCCGGCTCACGCGTGGTGCTTGTTGAGGGAAACCTGCGCCGTCCTAAGGTGGCTGAGTATATGGGGGTTGAGTCGCGGGTTGGTTTGACCGATGTCCTCAGTGGCAAGGCAAAAATTGATGACGTCATGCACCAGTGGGGCAAGGGCCATTTGGGGGTCATTCCAGCGGGAAAGACCATCGCCAACGCGAGGGAACTGCTCGGTTCGGTTGCCATGGACAACCTCATTCAGGAGCTGGCGGACTCCTACGATTACGTGCTCATTGATTGCCCACCGGTGTTGCTGGTTACGGATGCTGCCGTTGTGGGCCAGAAGGCCTCCGGCGTTGTTGTTGTGGTTGCCTCCGGGGCCACCAAGAAGCACGCTTTTGATACGGCGCAGCGCACCCTTGAGTCTGCGGGGGCAAAAATTCTGGGCCTCATAGTCACCAAACTCCCAACAAAGGGCCCGGATAGTTACGGCTATGACGCTGGTGGCTATGGGTACGGCGTTGAAGAGTCTCAACTGCACAATTAA
- a CDS encoding nucleoside-diphosphate sugar epimerase/dehydratase produces MNFLITLILVPAAVVLQWVLGAVTHLYRAGNIRGSFEELRTLTVTVMLVGSAVLIPILVVGPRMGVSRGAVMISVPLALIAMAGVRYVTRAGMEKKILKMQVAEPVIIFGAGPMAVHLVDQLLTDPESPLHPVAILDETEFNHYRYIRTVPVLGTLQDLDQVAREHEAKVLLIAIPHIDRELHCQILKTASALGIEVRVFPTLQRALIHTRTAATSTLRGVPIEDLIQRRQVETQVANIAGYVRGQRVLVTGAGGSIGSELSLQLSKFNPSELIMLDRDETGLQHTQLKVRGNGLLDTDEVVLADIRDENAMMELLARRQPDVVFHTAALKHLPMLEQYPQEAWKTNVLGTRNVLEAARNAGVGTFINISTDKAANPTSVLGLSKKYAEMLTAWYANEFQGSYLSVRFGNVIGSRGSMLPTFISLIEERRPLTVTHPDVTRYFMTIPEACQLVIQAGGIGRKAEVLILDMGDPIKIMDIVDKMIDLSGQPVEIIFTGLRSGEKMHEDLVSFTEELARPFHPKIMHTRALPLAPADLDLGAWKSLVLGRALAVDSELEATG; encoded by the coding sequence ATGAATTTTCTAATAACCCTAATTTTGGTGCCGGCCGCGGTGGTCCTGCAATGGGTACTAGGAGCCGTTACTCACCTGTATAGGGCGGGTAACATTCGTGGTTCGTTTGAGGAACTGCGGACCCTAACAGTCACCGTCATGCTGGTTGGCAGCGCTGTTTTGATTCCAATCCTGGTGGTTGGGCCGCGCATGGGAGTTTCACGCGGTGCCGTCATGATTTCGGTTCCGTTAGCGCTGATTGCTATGGCCGGCGTACGGTACGTTACCCGCGCCGGTATGGAAAAGAAGATCCTCAAGATGCAGGTGGCAGAGCCCGTGATTATTTTTGGGGCTGGCCCAATGGCGGTCCACCTGGTTGATCAACTCTTGACGGACCCCGAGTCACCCTTGCACCCGGTAGCAATCTTGGATGAAACAGAATTCAATCATTACCGGTACATTCGCACGGTTCCCGTGCTAGGCACCCTGCAGGACCTTGACCAGGTTGCTAGGGAACATGAGGCCAAGGTTCTGCTTATTGCAATCCCACACATTGACCGTGAACTGCATTGTCAGATCCTCAAAACGGCCAGCGCTCTTGGGATTGAGGTGCGAGTTTTCCCAACCCTGCAGCGCGCCCTCATTCACACGCGCACCGCGGCAACGAGCACCCTGCGAGGTGTTCCGATTGAGGACTTGATTCAACGCAGGCAGGTGGAGACTCAAGTTGCCAACATTGCCGGTTACGTCAGGGGACAGCGCGTCCTTGTCACCGGTGCCGGTGGCTCAATCGGGTCAGAGCTGAGTTTGCAGCTCAGCAAGTTTAATCCGTCCGAGCTCATCATGCTGGACCGTGATGAGACCGGACTGCAACATACTCAGCTCAAGGTCCGGGGCAACGGCCTGTTGGACACCGACGAGGTTGTGCTTGCGGATATTCGCGATGAAAACGCGATGATGGAACTGTTGGCCCGGCGCCAACCAGACGTGGTGTTTCACACCGCCGCGTTGAAGCATCTGCCAATGCTTGAGCAGTACCCGCAAGAGGCCTGGAAGACCAACGTCTTGGGCACAAGGAACGTTCTTGAGGCCGCCAGGAATGCCGGTGTGGGCACCTTTATCAACATTTCAACGGACAAGGCCGCCAACCCTACGAGCGTGCTGGGACTGTCCAAAAAGTACGCGGAGATGCTGACAGCGTGGTACGCCAACGAATTTCAGGGTTCCTATCTATCGGTGCGCTTTGGCAACGTGATAGGTAGCCGGGGATCCATGCTCCCCACGTTCATCTCACTGATTGAGGAGCGGCGCCCCCTAACGGTTACGCACCCGGATGTCACCCGCTACTTCATGACCATTCCGGAGGCCTGCCAACTGGTAATCCAGGCCGGTGGCATTGGGCGCAAGGCAGAGGTGCTGATCTTAGATATGGGCGACCCCATCAAGATCATGGACATTGTTGACAAGATGATTGATTTATCCGGCCAACCCGTTGAAATCATCTTTACGGGACTGCGTAGCGGGGAGAAGATGCATGAGGACCTGGTGAGTTTCACGGAAGAACTCGCGCGTCCGTTCCACCCCAAGATCATGCACACCCGTGCGCTCCCGCTTGCCCCTGCGGACCTTGACCTTGGGGCGTGGAAATCGTTGGTCCTGGGCCGCGCGCTCGCAGTGGATAGCGAGTTGGAGGCCACGGGATGA
- a CDS encoding GNAT family N-acetyltransferase, whose translation MKSVLRILDSSVPGDRTEWTNLWLSWPNREIQSHPGYGELFAKPGERVLAAAYSTTAGHNILYPFILRTIEDDRGPLPLRDISTPYGYGGPVAWGTDLAPNDAVSYWSQFDAWAASEHVVSEFIRYGLFHTDDVPYPGEKVTRQENIVVDLQRPEEALWSSFESKVRRNVNRARREEVQITVDTTPQGFEKFHPIYIATMDRLGASADYYFSVDFFGNIHRDFPGQFAYFYAQIDGRPVSAELVLVSTDSVYFFLGGTLPEGFPKRANELLKFEVIRWAKDIGKQYFVLGGGFVPHDGLERYKRSFAPHGVRQFVTGQRIIDAPAYASLVTAKHGTSNPSTSFFPKYRAGAANLADHEPKAQVPDHG comes from the coding sequence ATGAAGAGTGTATTGAGGATTCTTGATAGTTCGGTTCCAGGAGATCGCACCGAGTGGACCAACCTTTGGCTCAGTTGGCCAAACCGGGAGATACAGTCCCACCCCGGTTATGGTGAACTGTTTGCCAAACCGGGTGAACGAGTGTTGGCCGCGGCCTATTCGACCACCGCTGGGCACAACATTTTGTATCCCTTCATTTTGCGCACCATCGAAGATGATCGCGGCCCCCTGCCTTTGCGGGATATCTCCACCCCTTATGGGTATGGCGGACCGGTCGCGTGGGGCACAGATTTAGCCCCAAATGACGCGGTGAGTTACTGGTCGCAGTTTGATGCTTGGGCAGCTTCTGAACATGTGGTCTCTGAGTTCATCCGGTACGGACTGTTTCATACGGATGACGTCCCCTATCCAGGGGAGAAGGTGACCCGCCAAGAAAATATTGTGGTGGACCTGCAACGCCCTGAAGAAGCGCTGTGGAGCAGTTTTGAGTCCAAAGTACGTAGGAACGTCAACAGGGCCAGACGCGAGGAAGTTCAGATCACGGTAGACACCACCCCACAGGGCTTTGAAAAGTTCCATCCAATCTATATCGCAACGATGGACAGGTTAGGGGCGAGTGCTGATTACTACTTCTCAGTAGACTTCTTTGGCAATATTCACCGAGATTTTCCCGGCCAGTTTGCCTACTTCTATGCCCAGATAGATGGGCGGCCGGTGTCTGCGGAACTGGTACTGGTATCCACGGATTCTGTGTACTTTTTCCTAGGTGGGACGTTGCCCGAGGGCTTCCCAAAGCGGGCAAATGAGCTGCTCAAATTTGAGGTCATCAGGTGGGCCAAGGACATTGGAAAACAATACTTTGTCCTCGGCGGAGGGTTCGTTCCCCATGACGGGCTCGAACGGTACAAACGCTCTTTTGCGCCCCACGGAGTCCGGCAGTTTGTCACGGGCCAGCGAATCATTGATGCGCCTGCTTATGCGTCCTTGGTTACGGCAAAGCATGGCACGAGCAATCCCAGCACTTCCTTCTTTCCAAAGTATCGGGCAGGGGCCGCCAACCTGGCCGATCATGAGCCAAAGGCCCAGGTTCCAGATCATGGCTGA
- a CDS encoding O-antigen ligase family protein translates to MQVSKSAAAPSFPASMLFMFGALLNQTSVIFGVNLSLADLLAVLLLFFAALHGFLYVPKYVTLFFLIITLVTVTVGVFITPMKLSFPVDPMSVTVDYIKLLTSFAYVVLGATLVRYQRFALILRGFAIVAVAIGFVAVVDMAVPGILPIEPMYYAGVRFRGLLNDPNYFAVLQIAAIAIIWRDKQLRPMVRFASFGIIAVSVLASGSKTGLIVMLALIAWHLFLFIFGGQNSTRSVARVMIFGFLLAVLATLIAFVGSKTLMLGLVARMETNPALARLAPLLTDFATGIDANGSGRGGAWEGALALINNSPFFGVGVGTYLDAGEILTGEQVLAHNTFLQLAAEWGLPLAAFFFFLVLIVLIKRPAQDASRLWETNRDVLLVLLVGSVGISLNNARLFWLVLGAVVAAYFYQEDTAELRVDSA, encoded by the coding sequence GTGCAAGTTTCTAAGTCAGCTGCGGCACCAAGTTTCCCCGCCTCCATGTTGTTTATGTTTGGTGCGTTACTGAACCAAACCAGTGTCATATTCGGAGTCAATCTCTCGCTGGCTGATCTGCTAGCCGTACTCCTGCTATTTTTTGCGGCACTACACGGGTTCCTCTATGTTCCCAAGTACGTGACCTTGTTCTTCCTTATCATCACGTTGGTCACGGTCACTGTAGGGGTGTTTATTACCCCAATGAAACTGTCATTTCCCGTGGATCCCATGAGCGTAACCGTCGATTACATCAAACTGTTGACGTCATTCGCATATGTTGTTTTGGGAGCCACCCTTGTGCGCTACCAACGGTTCGCATTGATCCTGCGCGGGTTTGCAATCGTTGCGGTGGCAATCGGGTTTGTCGCCGTCGTTGACATGGCGGTACCGGGCATACTGCCAATTGAGCCCATGTACTATGCGGGCGTTCGGTTCCGCGGACTCTTGAATGATCCAAACTATTTTGCCGTGTTGCAGATTGCCGCCATAGCAATCATCTGGCGGGACAAGCAGCTGCGCCCCATGGTCAGGTTTGCCAGTTTTGGGATCATCGCAGTATCAGTCTTGGCCAGCGGGTCAAAGACCGGGCTGATCGTCATGTTGGCGCTCATAGCGTGGCACCTCTTTTTGTTCATTTTTGGGGGCCAAAACTCCACACGGTCAGTTGCCAGGGTCATGATCTTTGGATTCCTGCTTGCGGTCCTGGCCACCCTGATTGCCTTTGTTGGGAGCAAGACCCTGATGCTGGGCTTAGTTGCCCGCATGGAAACCAATCCTGCATTGGCACGGTTAGCACCGCTCTTGACGGACTTTGCCACCGGGATTGATGCCAACGGGTCCGGGCGCGGTGGCGCCTGGGAGGGCGCCCTGGCCCTTATCAATAACTCACCGTTCTTTGGGGTAGGGGTTGGTACCTATCTCGATGCCGGGGAGATCCTCACCGGTGAGCAGGTCCTTGCTCACAATACGTTTCTACAACTGGCGGCGGAGTGGGGCCTACCACTGGCGGCATTCTTCTTCTTTTTGGTGCTCATTGTCCTCATCAAGCGCCCCGCCCAAGATGCAAGTAGACTTTGGGAAACTAACAGGGATGTCCTGTTAGTGCTGCTTGTTGGATCAGTCGGAATTTCGTTGAATAATGCGCGGCTATTTTGGCTCGTACTGGGCGCAGTGGTCGCAGCCTATTTTTACCAGGAAGACACTGCAGAATTACGGGTAGACAGCGCGTAA